A window of the bacterium genome harbors these coding sequences:
- the phnE gene encoding phosphonate ABC transporter, permease protein PhnE: MSWKRRSTAKDFAVWLAWLLTVAVVVYCWKVMNQDTIWAFVTDAPRQLADISGRMLPPKWSYISELWKPLWDTLNIATLGTALGVLLAIPISYFAARNVTPSPKILRPLSLLLIVSSRSINSVIWALLLVSILGPGLLAGILAIALRSVGFVAKLIYEAIEEVDPVPMEAIVATGGSNGQVLTYAVVPQIMPAFAGISVFRWDINIRESAVLGLVGAGGIGLQLDQSLSTLAWPQVSLILLTIFSLVLVSEWVSAKIRHAII; encoded by the coding sequence ATGAGCTGGAAGCGTCGAAGCACCGCTAAAGATTTCGCCGTCTGGCTTGCTTGGCTGCTGACGGTTGCGGTTGTCGTCTATTGCTGGAAGGTGATGAACCAAGACACCATCTGGGCCTTCGTCACCGATGCGCCGCGACAGCTCGCCGATATCTCCGGGCGGATGCTCCCGCCTAAATGGTCCTATATTTCGGAGCTATGGAAGCCTTTATGGGACACATTGAATATCGCCACTTTAGGAACCGCCCTCGGGGTCCTGCTGGCGATTCCGATCTCTTACTTCGCGGCTCGGAACGTCACTCCCAGCCCTAAGATTCTTCGGCCCTTGTCGTTATTATTGATCGTGTCTTCGCGTTCGATAAACTCGGTCATTTGGGCCCTGCTCCTGGTGTCGATCTTGGGTCCCGGCCTTCTCGCGGGAATTCTCGCCATCGCGCTTCGGTCGGTCGGTTTCGTGGCGAAATTGATTTACGAAGCCATCGAGGAGGTGGACCCGGTGCCGATGGAGGCCATTGTCGCCACCGGCGGGAGCAACGGACAAGTTCTGACTTACGCGGTGGTCCCCCAGATAATGCCGGCTTTCGCGGGCATCAGCGTTTTCCGTTGGGACATCAATATTCGCGAATCCGCCGTCCTGGGCCTCGTCGGCGCCGGCGGCATCGGGCTTCAGTTGGACCAATCTTTGAGCACCTTGGCTTGGCCTCAAGTCAGCCTCATCCTGCTCACTATCTTTTCTCTGGTTCTGGTCAGCGAGTGGGTTTCCGCGAAAATCCGTCACGCGATCATTTAA